The following coding sequences are from one Primulina eburnea isolate SZY01 chromosome 15, ASM2296580v1, whole genome shotgun sequence window:
- the LOC140814403 gene encoding uncharacterized protein isoform X1 codes for MGSSHTKDQCNPSEKVVESLKNKVRLLQGEINEMMSIRESEYRSYESKSIFFELKQAEWKRDRRRLKAELKRLRMACEEKEEMRLECMGNKGDECESGWQMGRDETVEKWKQLYLAVKIELDDLIQRTRREERMGWKTEEEDMLTELKKELRSQEEKIEILQAKLISMEDQESMREREMDILRQSLRIMRHKKIATTSARGQSRDSDI; via the exons ATGGGCAGTTCTCACACCAAAGACCAGTGCAACCCGAGTGAAAAGGTGGTGGAAAGTTTGAAAAACAAAGTGAGGCTTCTCCAAGGGGAGATCAACGAGATGATGAGCATTAGAGAGAGTGAATACCGATCTTACGAGAGCAAATCGATCTTTTTCGAGCTCAAGCAAGCGGAGTGGAAGAGGGATAGGAGAAGACTGAAAGCGGAGCTGAAGAGACTGAGAATGGCTTGTGAAGAAAAGGAAGAGATGAGGTTGGAATGCATGGGAAACAAGGGTGATGAATGTGAGAGTGGTTGGCAAATGGGGAGGGATGAAACTGTGGAGAAATGGAAACAGCTCTATCTTGCAGTCAAGATTGAGCTTGATGATCTTATCCAGAGGACTCGTAGAG AAGAAAGAATGGGTTGGAAAACAGAGGAAGAAGACATGTTGACGGAGTTGAAGAAGGAACTTAGATCCCAAGAAGAGAAAATTGAGATTCTACAAGCAAAGCTAATATCAATGGAGGATCAAGAATCCATGAGGGAGAGGGAGATGGACATACTAAGACAGAGCTTGAGAATTATGAGGCACAAGAAGATAGCAACCACCTCGGCCAGAGGTCAATCGAGAGATTCAGACATATGA
- the LOC140814403 gene encoding uncharacterized protein isoform X2, which yields MGSSHTKDQCNPSEKVVESLKNKVRLLQGEINEMMSIRESEYRSYESKSIFFELKQAEWKRDRRRLKAELKRLRMACEEKEEMRLECMGNKGDECESGWQMGRDETVEKWKQLYLAVKIELDDLIQRTRRERMGWKTEEEDMLTELKKELRSQEEKIEILQAKLISMEDQESMREREMDILRQSLRIMRHKKIATTSARGQSRDSDI from the exons ATGGGCAGTTCTCACACCAAAGACCAGTGCAACCCGAGTGAAAAGGTGGTGGAAAGTTTGAAAAACAAAGTGAGGCTTCTCCAAGGGGAGATCAACGAGATGATGAGCATTAGAGAGAGTGAATACCGATCTTACGAGAGCAAATCGATCTTTTTCGAGCTCAAGCAAGCGGAGTGGAAGAGGGATAGGAGAAGACTGAAAGCGGAGCTGAAGAGACTGAGAATGGCTTGTGAAGAAAAGGAAGAGATGAGGTTGGAATGCATGGGAAACAAGGGTGATGAATGTGAGAGTGGTTGGCAAATGGGGAGGGATGAAACTGTGGAGAAATGGAAACAGCTCTATCTTGCAGTCAAGATTGAGCTTGATGATCTTATCCAGAGGACTCGTAGAG AAAGAATGGGTTGGAAAACAGAGGAAGAAGACATGTTGACGGAGTTGAAGAAGGAACTTAGATCCCAAGAAGAGAAAATTGAGATTCTACAAGCAAAGCTAATATCAATGGAGGATCAAGAATCCATGAGGGAGAGGGAGATGGACATACTAAGACAGAGCTTGAGAATTATGAGGCACAAGAAGATAGCAACCACCTCGGCCAGAGGTCAATCGAGAGATTCAGACATATGA